The Meriones unguiculatus strain TT.TT164.6M chromosome 1, Bangor_MerUng_6.1, whole genome shotgun sequence genome has a segment encoding these proteins:
- the Mki67 gene encoding proliferation marker protein Ki-67 isoform X2 — MESSARLVTIKRNGDDGAHFPLSLSSCLFGRSIECDIRIQLPVVSKKHCKIQVKEQEAILYNFSSTNPTQVNGATIDEPVQLKHGDIITIIDRSFRYENLSHEDGHKSTEFPGKSLGQEPARRASRASFSADPDKSEGMSLKRRRVSFGGCLRPELFDENLPPNTPLKRGETPAKRKSLATHSPAVLKKIIKEPPKSPRQQESAGGTPTRANDQRRGSVRTSPASSGSKSLYQTDTPKKSGRKSNNLPAKRASISRGQHGILQMISSKRRSGASEANLIVKKSWADVVKLGAKQTQMKVVKHAPQKQMSKRQRRPTTPKKPTSNLHNQFSTGHANSPCTIVIGRTQIEKVSMPAQPYKMLSNLMLNRKMDFSEDLSGLTEMFKTPVKEKQQQMTDMGSILPNSENLPEKQFQATSSGGTPLPITSEILGENVPSSTQNAAKEPSDTYSASPTLKRRSIKNGSRVQTPKNVHNITHLEKKTPGSDTELLETASSVSRTRRSRQLRHTLEDSMNEKTEADLADGITGKHLRKTSLRGQEVDQQVQDCENSSQRCKENTKLKEGPEKTLAMRSSAREQKLAKDLIRSQMVTQTEVCAEELLNQEQGTTHNPEESMHTQSTPEGDGQEATKQKVDPAVNAAKVKCCLKTPDKKTQLLQGPAGLKETFETPNCRDELIEDYETKVPCKYPQLTAENTRTSAKARSSMSGKKADVKKELPALTKLVHVSGGARHSPKVPELEHGDIKALNKYESKMLTPTITRSRRSLRKTEEKPQLLEDLTGFQELFLSPVPGDKIIKMPSESPYSEPVRTPASTKRLSKMGRRVNVRELSVLEKESPSRAAGTPAPLQKENDTTVFMETPKQKLDFTGNSVRSKRRSRTPKIRAQPLEDLAGFPELFQTPVGASDPVTVGETTKMSRDSPQPEPVRTPASTKRLSKTGLRQLDVKEEFSTVGKRTKSPGRATGTPAAVQEETSTTVFMKTPRQKLDSTGNSTGHKQRSRTPKIRTQPLEDLAGFPELFQTPVGASDPVTVGETSKMSRESLQPEPVRTPKTKRPSKTGLVEVDVREELSADGKRTKSPGRKTRTPMAPVQEDNDATVFMETPRQKLDFTENSTGHKRRSRTPKIRTQPLEDLDSFQELFQTPVGASDPVTVGETTKMSLDSPQPEPVKTPASTKRLSKAGLVQTYVKEELSTVGKRTKSPGRATSTPTAPVPQEEGIKIIMETSNQKLESSENLTGLKRQPRTRKEKAKSLEDLTGFQQLFQTPDHGNGALVVGKTEEMSFNSPQPEPVITLKSIKRRSRASMVKIDVEEELLESKGHLQSGEATDTLQVPTDNRVIRALNQSAKRKLDPKAGMPSNKRPRHASKDKTPCQEDLSGFQQFFQTPGYAKDSLTIGETSKMLTKPPQSGPVRAQTSRKSLPKISLRKMDMTELPELWKQSPGRAPTAPVPENNRIKAVIETAKEKLETATDVTELTREPRTPKENIQPLEDLDGLQELFKTPGPSTDPLTGTKRTRMSLKSPQPRLVSTPQTSKKLAKTRLGKVGVIEMLSPLNVPRCTTGELVQMPSQPEDDGTGNKDVKESKKQTQGPSVSVSVSKRQRGPCKERSQSSEDLFGVQELFQTPASSKDPVTVGETKKISLESPQPGHIRTPASTKTLSKTGFRKADVKECHVPEKPTRQSRGRITRTPAPLQKENDTTVFMETPKQKLNFTGNSVRSKRRSQTPKIRAQPLEDLAGFPELFQTPVGASDPLTVGETTKMSRDSPQPEPVRTPASTKRLSKTGLRQLDVKEELSTVGKRTKSPGRATGTPAAVQEETSTTVFMKTPRQKLDSTGNSTGHKRRSRTPKIRTQPLEDLAGFPELFQTPVGASDPVTVGETSKMSRESLQPEPVRTPKTKRPSKTGLVEVDVREELSADGKRTKSPGRKTRTPMAPVQEDNDATVFMETPRQKLDFTENSTGHKRRSRTPKIRTQPLEDLDGFQELFQTPVGASDPVTVGESTKMSLESSEPGHTRTQANTKTLSKTGLGKVDVKEEPSTLGKQTASPGRATRTLRTPVQKENDATSFMETPKQKLDFTGNSVRSKRRSRTPKIRAQPLEDLAGFPELFQTPVGASDPVTVGETTKMSRDSPQPEPVKTPASTKRLSKMSHGKVDVKKELSPLNKPRCASQEFMHAPRLPVDDGRGAKDVKKSVAQTLDPPVHVTRSKRQQGACKKRSQSPEDLSGLQELFQTPGHDKISVAGNKPTKMSSRFLPLEPKDTSVTSQRQPKINLRNLVKNEVSGDRMLPQISGEILGSPRVPESEGRVIRTRKQPVKRKLDTAVSVPDSKRQRVARAEKAQTRGHLSGVQELYQDPGLSMDSVTVDKTTKMPNKSPEPVEMMLETQPGRRLRRLGVAEEPRVQRKTTRVVRETRNTQKKEPMGDSKGVKEFKESSMQKQDPAVSLTGKRNQPRTAKKTQPLEELISFQEETSVRMSCQSPQSEEKETSAASKRLFRTQLCKVDVKEEPTTQRKPPGRETRSTLKEPVGDAINVEEELKASTKRKIDLATSMPVNKRPRRVPREKAQSLELAGLKGPIQTPGHTEESVSDKRSTQMPCNFPQTEQVGSLQISPRRPRTRRGKVEVNEEPSVLKKTMPTSRQTMRSCKVPEIDDKGTEVSKESVKQKLDTEANVTGSRRRPRAQKDEVQPLEVLSDSKEITQISDHPEKLRHDTQMPDSGKPLRTCRRVLRTSKEEPMEMSVDTRELAASQIKSNTFLPPKRTSARDGSVSRARVLRSVTQKQEATDEKPVPKTQRSARSKRHVSPEPVKKRHLRIMSNKIEPVEEQISNFRKTEEKEDKGENSVTPDQKTPQSSRYRKKTNEKHLRPKIDGSAEKVGITKNEKTIKSSQETELQNPDDGAKKSTSRGRASGKRTCLKSRGQSEIPQPYASEEKTHEPDMEIVIKTQKERGVSGHSNVRSLRSKKAGATLDTELKPRVTRGAKKDAKVPKQDEDIVYTRKLRTRSHQNSENK, encoded by the exons ATGGAGTCCTCGGCTCGCCTGGTCACCATCAAGCGGAACGGAGACGACGGCGCACACTTCCCGCTGAGCCTCAGCTCCTGCTTGTTCGGAAG GAGTATTGAATGTGACATTCGTATCCAGCTGCCTGTAGTGTCAAAAAAACATTGCAAAATTCAAGTCAAAGAGCAAGAG GCAATATTATATAATTTCAGTTCCACAAATCCAACACAAGTAAATGGGGCTACTATAGATGAGCCTGTGCAGCTGAAACATGGAGATATAATAACAATCATTGACCGATCCTTTAG GTATGAAAACCTAAGTCATGAAGATGGACACAAATCAACAGAATTTCCAGGAAAATCACTTGGACAG GAACCGGCGCGGCGAGCCTCAAGAGCTAGCTTCTCTGCTGACCCTG ACAAGAGTGAGGGAATGTCTTTGAAGAGAAGACGAGTATCCTTTGGTGGTTGTCTAAGACCTGAATTATTTGATGAAAACTTGCCTCCTAATACACCACTCAAAAGAGGAGAGACACCAGCCAAGAGGAAGTCACTTGCCACTCACAGTCCAGCTGTCCTGAAGAAAATCATCAAG GAGCCACCCAAGTCACCAAGGCAACAAGAGTCGGCTGGAGGAACTCCAACAAGGGCAAATGATCAAAGGCGTGGATCAGTCAGGACCTCGCCTGCTTCCAGTGGAAGCAAATCCTTATATCAAACAGATACTCCCAAGAAATCAGGCCGGAAGAGCAACAACCTACCTGCCAAGAGAGCATCTATCAGCCGAGGTCAGCATGGCATTCTACAGATGATTTCTTCCAAGAGAAGGAGCGGGGCTTCTGAAGCCAACCTGATTG ttaaaAAATCATGGGCAGATGTTGTAAAACTCGgtgcaaaacaaacacaaatgaaaGTTGTAAAACATGCCCCTCAAAAACAGATGagcaaaaggcaaagaagacCTACTACTCCAAAG AAGCCTACAAGCAACCTTCACAATCAGTTTAGCACAGGCCATGCAAACTCTCCCTGTACTATTGTAATAGGGAGAACGCAGATTGAAAAAGTAAGCATGCCTGCTCAGCCCTACAAAATGCTGAGCAACTTGATGCTAAACCGAAAAATGGACTTCAGTGAAGATCTGTCAG GACTAACTGAAATGTTCAAGACTCCAGTaaaggagaagcagcagcagatgACTGACATGGGCTCCATTCTTCCCAATTCAGAGAATTTGCCTGAAAAACAGTTTCAAGCAACTAGTTCAGGAGGCACACCTCTGCCCATCACCTCAGAGATTTTGG GAGAAAATGTGCCCTCCAGTACACAGAATGCAGCAAAGGAGCCATCTGATACATATTCTGCAAGTCCTACCTTAAAACGGCGGAGCATCAAAAATGGAAGCAGAGTGCAAACCCCCAAGAACGTCCATAACATTACTCACCTTGagaagaagactccaggctctgaCACCGAGCTTCTGGAGACAGCATCCAGTGTGAGCAGGACAAGACGATCTAGACAGCTCAGGCATACCCTTGAAGATAGTATGAATGAAAAAACAGAAGCAGACCTTGCTGATGGCATCACAGGAAAACACTTAAGAAAGACATCACTGCGAGGACAAGAAGTGGATCAACAGGTGCAGGACTGTGAAAACTCTTCACAAAGATGCAAGGAAAATACCAAATTAAAGGAAGGTCCAGAAAAGACATTAGCTATGAGATCAAGTGCCAGGGAGCAAAAGCTAGCAAAAGACTTAATAAGAAGTCAGATGGTCACCCAAACAGAGGTCTGTGCTGAGGAACTACTTAATCAGGAACAAGGAACCACACATAACCCAGAGGAATCCATGCATACGCAAAGCACACCAGAAGGTGATGGTCAAGAAGCTACAAAACAGAAAGTGGACCCAGCGGTAAATGCAGCCAAGGTGAAATGCTGCctaaagacacctgataaaaaGACCCAACTTCTACAGGGCCCAGCTGGTCTCAAGGAAACCTTCGAAACACCAAACTGCAGAGATGAACTCATAGAGGATTATGAAACCAAAGTCCCTTGCAAATACCCACAACTTACAGCAGAGAACACCAGAACAAGTGCAAAGGCACGGTCCAGTATGTCTGGGAAGAAAGCAGATGTGAAGAAAGAACTCCCTGCACTGACGAAACTTGTGCACGTGTCAGGGGGAGCCAGGCACAGTCCCAAAGTTCCAGAACTTGAGCATGGGGACATCAAAGCTTTGAACAAATATGAAAGTAAAATGCTGACCCCAACAATAACTAGAAGCAGGAGGTCGCTAAGAAAAACTGAGGAAAAGCCTCAACTCCTGGAAGACCTAACTGGTTTCCAAGAACTCTTTCTATCACCAGTCCCCGGGGACAAAATCATTAAAATGCCCAGCGAATCTCCATATTCAGAACCGGTTAGGACCCCAGCAAGCACAAAGAGACTGTCCAAGATGGGTCGTAGGGTGAATGTGAGAGAACTTTCTGTACTTGAGAAAGAATCACCAAGCAGAGCCGCAGGCACACCAGCACCCTTGCAGAAAGAGAATGATACCACAGTCTTTATGGAAACTCCAAAGCAGAAACTGGATTTCACAGGAAATTCAGTGAGGAGTAAGAGGAGGTCACGGACACCTAAGATCAGGGCTCAACCCCTAGAAGACCTGGCTGGCTTCCCAGAACTGTTCCAAACACCAGTTGGTGCCAGTGACCCAGTGACTGTTGGGGAAACTACAAAGATGTCTCGGGATTCTCCACAACCAGAACCAGTCAGAACCCCAGCAAGCACAAAGAGACTGTCTAAGACGGGTCTCCGTCAGTTAGATGTGAAAGAAGAGTTTTCAACAGTTGGGAAACGGACAAAGTCACCAGGGAGAGCCACAGGCACACCAGCAGCAGTTCAAGAAGAGACTAGCACCACAGTCTTTATGAAAACTCCAAGGCAGAAACTGGATTCCACAGGAAATTCAACAGGACATAAGCAAAGGTCACGAACGCCCAAGATCAGGACTCAACCCCTGGAAGACCTGGCTGGCTTCCCAGAACTGTTCCAAACACCAGTTGGTGCCAGTGACCCAGTGACTGTTGGGGAAACCTCAAAGATGTCTCGGGAATCTTTGCAGCCAGAACCAGTCAGAACCCCAAAAACAAAGAGACCATCTAAGACGGGTCTTGTTGAGGTGGATGTCAGAGAAGAGCTCTCAGCAGATGGGAAACGGACAAAATCACCAGGCAGAAAAACACGCACACCCATGGCACCAGTGCAGGAAGATAATGATGCCACAGTCTTTATGGAAACTCCAAGGCAGAAACTGGATTTCACAGAAAATTCAACAGGACATAAGCGAAGGTCACGGACGCCTAAGATCAGGACTCAACCCCTAGAAGACCTGGATAGCTTCCAAGAACTGTTCCAAACACCAGTTGGTGCCAGTGACCCAGTGACTGTTGGGGAAACTACAAAGATGTCTTTGGATTCTCCACAACCAGAACCAGTCAAAACCCCAGCAAGCACAAAGAGACTGTCCAAGGCGGGTCTTGTTCAGACATATGTGAAAGAAGAGCTTTCGACAGTTGGGAAACGAACAAAGTCACCAGGCAGAGCCACAAGCACACCTACAGCACCAGTGCCCCAGGAAGAAGGCATTAAAATAATTATGGAAACTTCAAATCAGAAATTGGAGTCTTCAGAAAATTTAACAGGGCTTAAGAGACAGCCAAGAACACGTAAGGAAAAGGCCAAATCTCTAGAAGACTTGACTGGTTTCCAGCAGCTCTTTCAAACACCAGATCATGGCAATGGTGCATTAGTTGTTGGCAAAACCGAAGAAATGTCCTTTAATTCTCCACAGCCAGAACCTGTCATAACCCTAAAAAGCATAAAGAGACGGTCCAGGGCAAGTATGGTTAAAATAGATGTGGAAGAAGAACTTTTAGAATCAAAGGGACACCTACAGTCAGGAGAAGCCACAGACACACTCCAAGTACCCACCGACAACAGAGTCATTAGGGCATTGAATCAATCTGCCAAGCGAAAATTGGATCCAAAAGCTGGTATGCCTAGCAACAAGAGGCCACGGCATGCTTCTAAGGATAAGACACCATGCCAGGAAGACCTGAGTGGCTTCCAACAGTTCTTCCAAACACCAGGCTATGCTAAGGACTCATTGACTATTGGTGAAACCTCAAAAATGCTCACCAAACCTCCACAATCGGGACCAGTTAGAGCCCAAACCAGCAGAAAGAGTCTGCCCAAGATCAGCCTCAGGAAAATGGACATGACAGAACTTCCAGAACTTTGGAAGCAGTCACCAGGCAGAGCCCCAACAGCACCAGTACCGGAAAATAATAGGATAAAAGCAGTTATAGAGACTGCAAAGGAGAAACTAGAGACTGCAACGGATGTAACTGAGCTTACCAGAGAGCCAAGAACACCTAAGGAAAATATCCAACCCTTGGAAGATCTTGATGGCTTGCAAGAACTCTTTAAAACACCAGGCCCCAGCACTGATCCATTAACTGGTACCAAAAGAACAAGAATGTCCTTGAAATCTCCACAACCACGACTTGTTAGTACCCCACAAACCTCAAAGAAACTGGCCAAGACAAGACTTGGGAAAGTTGGTGTGATAGAAATGCTCTCTCCACTGAATGTGCCAAGGTGTACTACAGGAGAACTTGTACAAATGCCCAGTCAGCCAGAAGATGATGGCACAGGGAACAAAGATGTGAAGGAATCCAAAAAGCAGACGCAGGGCCCGTCAGTAAGTGTATCTGTCAGCAAAAGGCAGCGAGGGCCATGCAAGGAAAGGTCTCAGTCCTCAGAAGACTTGTTTGGTGTCCAGGAGCTCTTTCAAACACCAGCCAGCAGCAAAGACCCAGTGACTGTTGGGGAAACGAAAAAAATTTCTTTGGAGTCTCCACAACCAGGACATATCAGGACCCCAGCAAGCACAAAGACATTGTCCAAGACGGGTTTCAGGAAAGCAGATGTGAAAGAATGTCATGTACCTGAGAAACCAACCAGGCAGTCACGAGGCAGAATCACACGCACACCAGCACCCTTGCAGAAAGAGAATGACACCACAGTCTTTATGGAAACTCCAAAACAGAAACTGAATTTCACAGGAAATTCAGTGAGGAGTAAGAGGAGGTCACAGACACCTAAGATCAGGGCTCAACCCCTAGAAGACCTGGCTGGCTTCCCAGAACTGTTCCAAACACCAGTTGGTGCCAGTGACCCATTGACTGTTGGGGAAACTACAAAGATGTCTCGGGATTCTCCACAACCAGAACCAGTCAGAACCCCAGCAAGCACAAAGAGACTGTCTAAGACGGGTCTCCGTCAGTTAGATGTGAAAGAAGAGCTTTCAACAGTTGGGAAACGGACAAAGTCACCAGGGAGAGCCACAGGCACACCAGCAGCAGTTCAAGAAGAGACTAGCACCACAGTCTTTATGAAAACTCCAAGGCAGAAACTGGATTCCACAGGAAATTCAACAGGACATAAGCGAAGGTCACGAACGCCCAAGATCAGGACTCAACCCCTGGAAGACCTGGCTGGCTTCCCAGAACTGTTCCAAACACCAGTTGGTGCCAGTGACCCAGTGACTGTTGGGGAAACCTCAAAGATGTCTCGGGAATCTTTGCAGCCAGAACCAGTCAGAACCCCAAAAACAAAGAGACCATCCAAGACGGGTCTTGTTGAGGTGGATGTCAGAGAAGAGCTCTCAGCAGATGGGAAACGGACAAAATCACCAGGCAGAAAAACACGCACACCCATGGCACCAGTGCAGGAAGATAATGATGCCACAGTCTTTATGGAAACTCCAAGGCAGAAACTGGATTTCACAGAAAATTCAACAGGACATAAGCGAAGGTCACGGACGCCTAAGATCAGGACTCAACCCCTAGAAGACCTGGATGGCTTCCAAGAACTGTTCCAAACACCAGTTGGTGCCAGTGACCCAGTGACTGTTGGGGAATCTACAAAGATGTCTTTGGAATCTTCGGAACCAGGACATACCAGAACTCAAGCAAACACAAAGACACTGTCCAAGACAGGCCTTGGTAAAGTAGATGTGAAAGAAGAGCCTTCAACACTTGGGAAACAAACAGCATCACCAGGCAGAGCCACACGCACACTCAGGACACCTGTGCAAAAAGAGAATGATGCCACATCCTTTATGGAAACTCCAAAGCAGAAACTGGATTTTACTGGAAATTCAGTGAGGAGTAAGAGGAGGTCACGGACACCTAAGATCAGGGCTCAACCCCTAGAAGACCTGGCTGGCTTCCCAGAACTGTTCCAAACACCAGTTGGTGCCAGTGACCCAGTGACTGTTGGGGAAACTACAAAGATGTCTCGGGATTCTCCACAACCAGAACCAGTCAAAACCCCAGCAAGCACAAAGAGACTGTCTAAGATGAGTCATGGTAAGGTGGATGTGAAGAAAGAGCTTTCTCCGCTAAATAAGCCAAGGTGTGCATCACAGGAATTCATGCATGCACCCAGACTTCCAGTAGATGATGGCAGAGGAGCCAAAGATGTGAAGAAATCCGTAGCTCAGACATTGGACCCACCAGTACATGTAACTCGCAGCAAGAGGCAGCAAGGGGCATGTAAGAAAAGGTCCCAGTCACCAGAAGACCTCTCTGGTCTCCAGGAGCTCTTCCAAACACCAGGCCATGACAAGATTTCAGTGGCAGGTAACAAGCCCACAAAAATGTCCTCCAGGTTTCTACCATTAGAACCAAAAGACACTTCAGTAACCTCACAGAGACAGCCCAAAATTAATCTGAGGAATCTTGTGAAAAATGAAGTGTCAGGAGACAGAATGCTTCCACAAATATCAGGGGAAATCTTAGGCTCACCTAGAGTACCAGAAAGTGAAGGCAGAGTCATTAGAACAAGGAAGCAACCTGTAAAGCGGAAATTGGACACAGCAGTCAGTGTGCCTGACAGCAAGAGGCAACGAGTTGCACGAGCAGAAAAGGCACAGACACGAGGGCATCTGTCTGGCGTCCAAGAACTCTACCAAGATCCAGGCTTGTCAATGGACTCAGTGACTGTTGACAAGACCACAAAGATGCCCAACAAATCTCCAGAACCTGTGGAAATGATGTTAGAGACACAGCCAGGAAGAAGACTTAGGAGACTGGGTGTGGCTGAAGAGCCTAGAGTACAAAGAAAGACTACAAGAGTGGTACGGGAAACCAGAAATACACAAAAAAAAGAGCCCATGGGTGACAGTAAAGGTGTCAAAGAGTTTAAGGAATCTTCAATGCAGAAACAAGACCCCGCTGTAAGTTTAACTGGCAAGAGGAACCAACCAAGGACGGCTAAGAAGACCCAACCCTTAGAGGAGCTGATCAGTTTTCAAGAGGAAACATCTGTAAGAATGTCTTGCCAATCTCCACAatcagaagaaaaggaaacctcAGCAGCTTCAAAGAGGCTGTTCAGAACACAGCTATGCAAAGTGGATGTGAAAGAAGAGCCAACAACGCAGAGAAAGCCACCAGGCAGGGAAACCAGGAGCACACTCAAAGAGCCCGTGGGTGATGCTATAAATGTTGAAGAAGAGCTTAAGGCATCTACAAAGCGGAAAATTGACCTAGCAACAAGTATGCCTGTGAACAAGAGGCCACGCAGGGTACCCAGGGAAAAGGCACAGTCCCTAGAATTGGCTGGTCTCAAAGGACCAATCCAAACCCCAGGTCACACAGAGGAATCAGTAAGTGATAAAAGATCCACACAGATGCCCTGTAATTTTCCACAGACAGAGCAAGTAGGCAGCCTCCAAATCTCACCAAGACGTCCCAGGACTAGACGTGGGAAAGTAGAGGTGAATGAAGAACCTTCGGTACTGAAGAAGACAATGCCAACATCGAGGCAAACAATGCGGTCTTGCAAGGTCCCTGAAATTGATGACAAAGGCACTGAAGTTTCAAAGGAGTCTGTTAAGCAGAAACTAGACACAGAAGCCAATGTAACTGGCAGCAGGAGGCGGCCAAGGGCACAAAAAGATGAGGTCCAGCCTCTTGAAGTCCTGAGTgactccaaagaaataacccaaataTCAGACCATCCTGAGAAACTAAGACATGACACACAAATGCCAGACTCAGGAAAGCCCCTGAGAACATGCAGAAGAGTGCTCAGGACTTCTAAAGAGGAGCCCATGGAAATGTCAGTGGATACCAGAGAACTCGCAGCTTCACAAATCAAAAGCAACACTTTCCTGCCCCCCAAGAGGACGTCTGCAAGAGATGGAAGTGTTTCAAGAGCCAGGGTGTTGCGCTCTGTGACACAAAAGCAGGAAGCCACAGATGAGAAGCCTGTACCTAAGACACAGAGATCTGCTCGCAGCAAGAGGCATGTATCACCTGAGCCTGTGAAGAAGAGACACCTGAGAATCATGTCAAACAAAATTgaacctgtggaagagcagattAGCAACTtcaggaaaacagaagaaaaagaagacaaaggagaAAACTCAGTCACTCCAGATCAG AAAACACCCCAGAGCTCTAGATACCGAAAGAAAACCAATGAAAAACACCTAAGACCCAAGATTGATGGATCTGCAGAGAAGGTTGGGATAACGAAAAATGAGAAGACCATCAAGTCCTCCCAGGAGACAGAGCTGCAGAACCCAGATGATGGAGCCAAGAAGTCTACATCTAGGGGCAGAGCCAGTGGAAAAAGAACATGCTTGAAGTCTAGAGGACAGAGTGAGATTCCCCAGCCTTATGCTTCCGAGGAGAAAACACATGAGCCAGATATGGAAATTGTGATAAAGactcagaaagagagaggagtctCTGGCCATTCAAATGTTAGGTCTTTGCGATCCAAAAAAGCTGGAGCCACTTTGGACACTGAACTTAAGCCAAGAGTAACTCGAGGTGCCAAGAAAGATGCAAAAGTTCCAAAGCAG